From a region of the Fischerella sp. JS2 genome:
- a CDS encoding cyclic nucleotide-binding domain-containing protein encodes MLTTVERLLFVRRVPIFKELRDDFIVRLASVMDELSFPGHYTIFNEGDEGRSLYIVVSGKVKVHIGKQQLAIFPKGESFGEMAVFDAQPRSASATTLEACECLELTQEQLYEAIDETPEIAVNIIGILSRRIRELNDKMNAI; translated from the coding sequence ATGCTAACTACCGTTGAACGTTTATTATTTGTCCGCAGAGTACCGATTTTTAAAGAACTACGCGATGATTTTATCGTCCGATTAGCTTCTGTCATGGATGAATTATCGTTTCCAGGACATTACACCATTTTTAACGAAGGAGACGAAGGGCGATCGCTTTATATTGTCGTTTCCGGTAAAGTCAAAGTCCATATTGGTAAACAACAACTAGCTATTTTCCCCAAAGGCGAATCCTTTGGCGAAATGGCAGTATTTGATGCTCAACCACGTTCTGCTTCCGCCACCACTTTAGAAGCTTGTGAATGCTTAGAATTAACTCAAGAACAGCTTTACGAAGCAATTGATGAAACTCCTGAAATTGCCGTGAATATTATTGGTATTCTCTCCCGACGAATTCGAGAACTCAACGACAAAATGAATGCAATATGA
- a CDS encoding four helix bundle protein: MASKLSVLSIVIGANIAEGAGRHNYQVNQRFVKIARGSLHETKYWLKRASSRKLMTNEQLNRLAPIINDLSPKLNAYLNYLDKAAKTQKQNNIH, translated from the coding sequence TTGGCAAGCAAATTATCCGTTCTGTCGATAGTTATAGGTGCAAATATTGCAGAAGGAGCAGGACGTCATAATTATCAAGTTAATCAACGTTTTGTCAAAATTGCTAGAGGCTCTTTACATGAAACTAAATACTGGTTAAAACGGGCATCTTCTCGTAAATTAATGACAAATGAGCAATTAAATAGACTTGCTCCTATTATTAATGATCTATCACCAAAGCTAAACGCATATCTAAATTATCTTGATAAAGCTGCAAAAACCCAAAAACAAAATAATATCCACTAA
- a CDS encoding MFS transporter: MELKNYWTTPKKGILSQLLKWVNLRPEEGDRTWLMFAFYTSTSIGLRWSEDSTVALFLDQYGAKSLPWIYIASAIMGAVLVMLYSWLQKIFPLRRVIIAIAPCMFLPLVLFRIGLHVSYLSVVIIFLLRLWVDAFYVINDLNTSIAANQLFNIREIKRAFPLISSGILVADVISGFSLPFLLLFVGLDNVIMPIAGVFIGLGAFILFYLSKNYPQAFPDTPQIEIEAAQYSQKRRLFGPIKRYAWLLFAFFALLQAMGVLIDFQYLTQLNSNFQGKDIASFLGLLGGITGLCELGMQLFISSRALERFGVFYTAATLPVTVGLLMPLTIPLLGLLPWGNSYNLLWGLVILKFLDELLRYTFVVSSGPLLFQPIPNKIRSHVQSLAGGFADTFGAGTAGFVILFTLWLGRKLLPIHASILVLETVLVALCCLVVIWFLRSRYVNLLVLSAGQGQLSATNADLRAFKQAVVQTLGEKGTQTDKRSCIELLSQIDPQGVGEVLAPLLVKLPPGLQKPSLEVMLAAGVNPAYLPAVRALLELPQNSVTPEIFALSLRYVWLAESDPDVNQLEKYLTEEHSIIRATAAALLLREGTPMQKLAATKTLRRMLTHHQEKERVNAVKALSEAVHLQALRIYIPNLLQDESLRVRFAVIEMIAATHLEEYYPALLGGLYYKSTRNAAMQALVKLENEALPMLVELATNIYKPEIVRIYAWRTISQIPSLEAIDTLWQFLETSRGNSRDHILRALLKRLQNEGILGLVEQFYEIKVKALIEQELYFIGELYAAYIDFENQLEIYNQYIDLKTQETIDTYHSGIRIIAVISLLNRAILELEGDIKERLLLLLQLLYPIEKIQAAAFNLRSASAVNLARGLEILEHTINLPNKSLLLNILDQRSPAEKLQYLIAAEMAEYQQMAVNERIRSLLIHKHLLSDWCLACCFHFAQVARIRLTTEQVLESFSHPTGFVREAAIAYLSVVSPRILIKILPQLQKDPHPLVINQVKELMKLVVSG; the protein is encoded by the coding sequence ATGGAACTGAAAAATTACTGGACTACTCCCAAAAAAGGCATTTTGTCGCAATTACTTAAGTGGGTAAATCTTCGACCAGAGGAAGGCGATCGCACTTGGTTAATGTTCGCTTTTTACACCAGCACATCAATAGGATTACGGTGGTCAGAAGACTCCACAGTAGCACTGTTTCTGGATCAGTACGGGGCTAAATCCTTACCTTGGATTTATATCGCCAGTGCCATTATGGGTGCAGTTTTGGTCATGTTATACTCCTGGTTGCAAAAGATTTTTCCCTTGCGGCGGGTAATTATAGCGATCGCCCCTTGCATGTTCTTGCCACTAGTTCTGTTTCGTATCGGTTTACACGTTTCCTATCTTTCGGTAGTTATCATATTTCTCCTACGGTTATGGGTGGATGCATTTTACGTAATCAACGACCTTAATACCTCGATTGCTGCTAACCAACTATTTAACATTCGGGAAATTAAACGCGCCTTTCCCCTGATCAGTAGCGGTATTTTAGTAGCTGATGTCATTAGTGGCTTTAGTTTGCCATTTCTATTGCTATTTGTAGGATTAGATAACGTAATTATGCCCATAGCTGGTGTATTCATCGGCTTAGGGGCCTTTATTCTTTTTTATCTCAGTAAAAATTATCCCCAGGCTTTTCCTGATACTCCCCAAATCGAAATAGAAGCAGCACAATACTCTCAAAAACGCCGCCTGTTTGGACCGATAAAGCGTTACGCCTGGTTGCTGTTTGCATTTTTCGCTCTTTTGCAAGCAATGGGAGTATTGATTGATTTTCAATATCTTACTCAGTTGAATTCAAATTTTCAGGGTAAAGATATTGCCAGCTTTTTGGGTTTATTAGGTGGGATTACGGGATTATGTGAGTTGGGAATGCAGTTATTTATTTCCAGTCGTGCCCTTGAGCGCTTTGGAGTATTTTACACTGCTGCAACTTTACCAGTCACCGTAGGTTTGTTAATGCCTTTAACTATACCCTTGTTAGGTTTATTGCCCTGGGGCAATTCCTATAATCTTTTATGGGGTCTAGTAATTCTGAAATTCCTAGACGAACTTCTACGTTACACCTTTGTTGTCAGTAGTGGACCTCTACTTTTCCAACCCATCCCAAATAAAATTCGTAGCCATGTTCAGTCATTAGCAGGAGGCTTTGCTGATACCTTTGGTGCAGGAACAGCAGGTTTTGTAATTTTATTTACCCTATGGTTAGGCAGAAAACTGCTACCTATACACGCTTCAATTTTGGTGTTAGAAACCGTACTTGTAGCTTTGTGCTGCTTGGTAGTAATTTGGTTTTTGCGATCGCGTTACGTTAACTTGTTAGTTTTAAGTGCAGGACAAGGGCAACTTAGTGCTACAAATGCAGACTTACGCGCATTCAAACAAGCAGTCGTTCAAACCTTGGGAGAAAAAGGTACTCAGACAGATAAACGCTCTTGTATTGAACTTTTATCTCAAATTGATCCCCAAGGTGTAGGTGAAGTCTTAGCTCCTTTACTAGTCAAGTTACCTCCTGGCTTGCAAAAACCTAGTTTGGAAGTAATGCTTGCAGCAGGTGTAAATCCTGCTTACTTGCCAGCAGTTCGTGCTTTATTGGAACTACCCCAAAATAGTGTTACTCCAGAGATATTTGCTCTTTCCCTACGCTACGTTTGGTTGGCTGAGTCAGATCCAGATGTCAATCAATTAGAAAAGTATCTTACAGAAGAACACTCTATCATCCGTGCTACAGCTGCTGCTCTATTGCTGCGCGAGGGAACACCCATGCAAAAATTAGCGGCGACCAAGACTTTGCGACGGATGCTGACTCATCACCAAGAAAAAGAACGGGTGAATGCAGTAAAAGCCTTGAGTGAAGCAGTTCATTTGCAAGCGCTGCGAATTTATATTCCCAATTTATTGCAAGATGAATCCCTACGAGTGCGTTTTGCTGTCATAGAAATGATTGCCGCAACTCATTTAGAGGAGTATTATCCAGCTTTATTGGGAGGACTTTATTACAAATCAACCCGCAATGCAGCAATGCAGGCTTTGGTAAAACTGGAAAATGAAGCCCTACCAATGTTGGTTGAGTTAGCTACTAATATCTATAAGCCAGAAATAGTGAGAATTTACGCTTGGCGTACCATTAGTCAAATCCCCAGTTTAGAAGCGATAGATACTTTATGGCAGTTTTTAGAAACCTCACGGGGTAATAGCAGAGATCATATTCTCCGTGCTTTACTCAAAAGGTTACAAAATGAAGGCATTCTTGGTTTAGTAGAACAGTTTTATGAAATCAAAGTCAAGGCATTAATTGAGCAAGAGCTATATTTTATTGGTGAACTTTATGCAGCTTACATAGACTTTGAAAATCAATTGGAAATCTATAATCAATATATAGATTTAAAAACACAAGAAACTATAGATACTTATCATTCTGGTATTAGAATTATTGCTGTTATATCTTTATTAAACCGTGCCATATTAGAATTAGAAGGTGATATTAAAGAAAGATTATTATTGCTACTACAGCTACTTTATCCCATCGAAAAAATCCAAGCAGCAGCTTTTAATTTACGTTCGGCATCAGCAGTAAATTTAGCACGAGGATTAGAAATTTTAGAACATACTATAAATTTGCCAAATAAATCCTTACTGCTTAATATTTTAGATCAGCGATCGCCAGCCGAAAAACTGCAATATCTTATAGCAGCAGAGATGGCAGAATACCAACAAATGGCAGTTAACGAACGTATTCGTAGTTTATTAATACATAAACATTTACTTTCTGACTGGTGCTTGGCTTGTTGTTTCCATTTTGCTCAAGTTGCTCGCATCCGTCTCACCACAGAACAAGTCTTAGAAAGCTTCAGCCATCCCACAGGTTTTGTCCGAGAAGCAGCGATCGCCTATTTAAGTGTAGTATCACCCCGCATCCTAATCAAAATATTACCCCAACTACAAAAAGATCCCCATCCGCTTGTCATTAATCAAGTCAAAGAGTTAATGAAGTTAGTGGTTAGTGGGTAG
- the infC gene encoding translation initiation factor IF-3: protein MPVTEKKRTRDLPQINERIRFPKIRVIDTDGAQLGILSPQEALQLAEEKELDLVLLSDKADPPVCRIMDYGKYKFEQEKKAREARKKQHTADVKEVKMRYKIEEHDYNVRVKQAERFLKDGDKVKATVMFRGREIQHSDLAEDLLKRMATDLEAVAEVQQAPKKEGRNMMMLLSPKK, encoded by the coding sequence ATGCCAGTGACTGAGAAAAAAAGAACTCGCGATTTGCCCCAAATTAATGAGAGAATTCGCTTTCCGAAAATTCGGGTCATCGATACCGATGGAGCCCAGTTGGGGATTCTGTCCCCACAGGAAGCGCTGCAACTAGCCGAGGAAAAAGAGCTAGACCTAGTGCTGCTCAGTGACAAGGCCGATCCGCCGGTTTGCCGGATTATGGATTATGGGAAGTACAAATTTGAGCAGGAGAAGAAAGCGCGGGAAGCCAGGAAGAAGCAGCACACAGCTGATGTGAAAGAAGTGAAAATGCGCTACAAGATAGAAGAACACGATTACAACGTCCGTGTTAAGCAAGCAGAACGTTTTCTCAAAGATGGCGATAAAGTGAAAGCCACCGTCATGTTCCGGGGTCGAGAAATACAACACAGCGATCTGGCAGAAGATTTGCTAAAACGGATGGCAACCGATTTAGAAGCAGTTGCAGAGGTGCAGCAAGCACCCAAAAAAGAAGGACGAAACATGATGATGCTTCTTTCTCCGAAGAAATAA
- a CDS encoding transcriptional regulator, translating into MPRKKETITLSIPPGTKEQLEAIARNLNIYWGKDPSISGLIVAIAQQSVEVGKPFTLDSNQVNALQQAIKALSDAGRIGEAQTVITLLLERGNLDAAIRQSLLKQASKLVQAWRRQIDEYRQNQQPFYLLYENSQGQELQYTVRYAEPRFFDKRFYLMIWCEETEDVENLIPDLPELWHNRSLIFDKIRSIVPASGEWREGLDYLKVYLQFRGWMVKSYQRREDDLEDEIIGDVRQVVRRVVNEFWLIREVARYWDECVIISPEPIRDRLKQKLLSLCILYDIEIRS; encoded by the coding sequence ATGCCGAGAAAAAAAGAAACAATTACACTGTCAATTCCGCCTGGAACCAAGGAGCAATTAGAAGCGATCGCTCGCAATCTCAATATATATTGGGGCAAAGACCCCAGTATTTCTGGCTTAATAGTGGCGATCGCTCAACAATCTGTAGAAGTCGGAAAGCCTTTTACCCTAGACTCAAACCAAGTTAATGCCTTGCAGCAAGCTATCAAAGCCCTCAGTGATGCAGGTCGTATTGGCGAAGCTCAAACTGTAATTACACTTTTACTAGAACGAGGAAATTTAGATGCTGCAATCCGCCAATCTTTACTCAAACAAGCAAGTAAACTCGTACAAGCATGGCGACGTCAAATAGATGAATATAGGCAAAATCAACAGCCTTTTTACCTACTCTATGAAAATTCTCAAGGACAAGAACTACAGTATACAGTACGTTATGCAGAACCACGCTTCTTTGATAAACGCTTTTATTTAATGATTTGGTGTGAAGAAACAGAAGATGTAGAAAATTTGATTCCTGATTTGCCAGAACTTTGGCACAACCGCAGTTTAATCTTTGATAAAATCCGCTCAATTGTACCCGCAAGCGGCGAATGGCGAGAGGGATTAGACTATCTCAAAGTGTACTTACAATTTCGAGGGTGGATGGTAAAGTCTTATCAACGTAGGGAAGATGACTTAGAAGACGAAATAATTGGAGATGTACGTCAAGTAGTGCGAAGGGTTGTCAACGAGTTTTGGCTAATTCGAGAAGTTGCACGTTATTGGGACGAATGCGTAATCATCTCACCTGAACCCATACGTGATCGCTTAAAGCAAAAACTCCTTAGCCTCTGCATTTTATACGATATTGAAATCAGGAGCTAG
- a CDS encoding CRISPR-associated protein Csc3, whose translation MIKRNRLLNRPPKSLEERYFSEIRPQLYENHAHHHQYGVRKGTTLAEHLDSACQFILTVSHRAAVSEDKRPLLLAATAVHDLNKLDTQGRNVKTLARNQDFLREQLEKACVLSFVVTEDDLELVRKLIERHSGHNVSDGARFLPEDPDIERWAAMLTAADLFDLGIPDEKRFRKLETELTVAFGRSCNLLRVSLSEDKGYITALLLGACEEVLQKYGLHCLAIFPDGALFEGEVLPNADLTKEIAAVWQSKIDQVFGNNIERLVRPTKDGIKVTQQAIQQNIDEVLVNIEALLEKKKASYKSDKIAKDVTKWGDAAGADALQKASELDLIPVSNAEEFAVSEGLKAVYLSYREAGLSPKEVWDKIAHHTGISEQQRIAIEPFNSQYGRPLFAAKAAVNGIEGIKEALKESFQLRKESTQTSEEVEVSEEMVAAVNRIVNLPFTIQLNGVNDLNAYVEANPKQRCSLGSTSTDIDELISDNMPPGTKVQAFSNRLPGGISAEPKRQADSIAALAYQLIAVGANFPAVKKRDPLYLHLALPKGSAPELLRIWRELLRQIAATNGDGGTVTVDELQLYRDNKLEFKANKVVGAALPKRSEFVHTTVIIPLVWGDVNASLALLKSLRLGLEISLSLDIGFPFTLSSNLEVELFDDVYGRVEGIPAALQPLFGSGQYQQSEDAEKILERLRCIGKLATSVVSIQKADDCLYDLARACVRPIELYFVLLRWILREQDEPNLSVIWNRICEPLNTLLESLMPNESSLLTKYLKEAAQIAAEGKIWGSSFKRTAQTEPFTAFISAIRSQKSHLDLEIIFAALIQQYHTRLDRIREHGVGATKLEQVKRYYDILRKLYEEIYSARPEKLLSDQKTLEAAYLFFLEEARKQLKSQTEDNSTETTTTV comes from the coding sequence ATGATTAAGCGCAATAGGCTTTTAAATCGCCCTCCCAAAAGCCTGGAGGAGCGTTATTTTAGCGAAATTCGTCCCCAGCTATACGAAAATCATGCACATCATCATCAGTATGGGGTAAGGAAAGGGACAACCCTTGCAGAACATCTTGACTCTGCGTGTCAATTCATTTTAACAGTCAGTCATAGAGCAGCAGTATCTGAAGATAAAAGACCTTTGTTACTAGCTGCAACAGCTGTTCATGACCTCAATAAATTAGATACTCAAGGGCGCAATGTCAAAACCTTAGCTAGAAATCAAGACTTTTTAAGAGAACAGCTAGAAAAGGCTTGTGTACTTAGCTTTGTGGTAACAGAAGATGATTTAGAGTTAGTTAGAAAGCTAATTGAACGTCATTCAGGTCACAACGTCAGCGACGGAGCAAGATTTCTACCAGAAGATCCAGATATTGAACGTTGGGCGGCGATGCTTACAGCTGCTGACTTGTTTGATTTGGGAATTCCAGATGAAAAACGTTTTCGCAAACTGGAAACAGAATTAACTGTTGCTTTTGGGCGAAGCTGTAACCTGTTGAGAGTGAGCCTTTCTGAGGATAAAGGTTATATAACAGCCCTATTGCTGGGTGCTTGCGAAGAAGTTTTACAAAAATATGGCTTACATTGTTTAGCTATCTTTCCTGATGGGGCATTATTTGAAGGTGAAGTTTTACCAAATGCAGATTTGACAAAAGAGATAGCTGCTGTTTGGCAAAGTAAAATTGACCAAGTTTTTGGGAATAACATTGAAAGACTTGTTAGACCTACAAAGGATGGTATTAAGGTTACTCAACAAGCTATCCAACAAAATATTGATGAAGTTTTAGTAAATATAGAGGCTCTTTTAGAAAAGAAAAAAGCTAGTTACAAATCAGACAAGATTGCTAAAGATGTAACTAAGTGGGGTGATGCGGCTGGTGCAGATGCACTACAAAAAGCATCTGAACTTGATTTAATACCTGTAAGTAATGCAGAAGAATTTGCTGTATCTGAAGGACTAAAAGCAGTTTATCTCAGCTACCGTGAGGCTGGATTAAGCCCTAAAGAAGTTTGGGATAAAATCGCTCATCATACAGGGATTTCAGAACAGCAACGTATAGCAATTGAGCCATTTAACAGTCAGTATGGACGACCTTTATTTGCTGCTAAGGCTGCTGTTAATGGGATTGAGGGTATTAAAGAAGCTCTCAAAGAATCTTTCCAATTAAGAAAAGAAAGTACACAAACCTCCGAAGAAGTAGAAGTATCTGAGGAAATGGTTGCAGCCGTTAACAGAATAGTAAATTTACCTTTCACTATTCAGTTAAATGGAGTCAATGATTTAAATGCTTATGTAGAAGCTAATCCTAAACAAAGATGCTCTTTAGGTTCTACATCTACTGATATAGATGAGCTAATTTCAGATAATATGCCTCCTGGTACAAAAGTACAAGCTTTTTCTAACCGCTTACCAGGGGGGATTAGTGCAGAACCTAAAAGACAAGCAGATTCAATTGCAGCTTTAGCTTATCAATTGATAGCAGTTGGTGCAAATTTTCCGGCTGTTAAAAAACGAGACCCACTTTATTTACACTTAGCATTACCTAAAGGTTCCGCACCGGAATTATTAAGAATTTGGCGTGAACTTCTGCGACAAATTGCTGCAACAAATGGTGACGGTGGTACTGTCACTGTTGATGAACTTCAGTTATATCGAGATAACAAGCTTGAATTTAAAGCTAATAAAGTAGTTGGTGCAGCGTTACCTAAACGTTCAGAGTTTGTACATACAACAGTTATTATTCCTTTAGTTTGGGGGGATGTTAATGCTTCTTTAGCTTTACTAAAATCACTGAGACTAGGTTTAGAAATATCTTTGTCTTTAGATATTGGCTTTCCTTTTACTCTTAGTAGCAACTTAGAAGTTGAGTTATTTGATGATGTTTATGGACGAGTAGAGGGAATACCTGCTGCACTACAACCTTTATTCGGAAGTGGACAGTATCAGCAGAGTGAAGATGCAGAAAAAATTCTAGAGAGACTGCGCTGCATTGGCAAACTAGCAACATCTGTCGTGAGTATTCAAAAAGCCGATGATTGTTTATATGATTTGGCTCGCGCTTGTGTTAGACCAATTGAACTTTATTTTGTATTGCTACGTTGGATTTTACGAGAACAAGATGAACCAAACTTAAGCGTTATTTGGAATCGGATTTGTGAGCCATTAAATACTTTATTGGAGAGCCTTATGCCAAATGAAAGTTCTTTATTAACTAAGTATCTCAAAGAAGCTGCTCAAATTGCAGCAGAAGGAAAAATCTGGGGTAGTTCTTTTAAAAGAACTGCTCAAACAGAACCTTTTACAGCTTTTATTTCTGCAATTCGTTCTCAAAAATCTCATTTAGATTTAGAGATTATTTTTGCGGCTTTAATACAGCAATATCATACCCGCTTAGACCGTATTCGTGAACACGGGGTAGGTGCAACAAAACTAGAGCAAGTCAAGCGTTATTACGATATTTTGCGAAAGCTATATGAGGAAATTTATTCAGCACGTCCTGAAAAGTTATTATCTGACCAAAAAACTTTAGAAGCTGCTTATTTATTTTTCCTTGAAGAAGCGCGTAAGCAGCTTAAAAGCCAAACGGAAGATAATTCAACTGAAACAACTACAACAGTGTAA
- the cas7d gene encoding type I-D CRISPR-associated protein Cas7/Csc2 codes for MSIQKLSSVLAATYENFPKGRFITLVVLRTTHSETIFRTEGSGEPMCSEFVQAGVNNDNIIQRLVMTKRKQIAPERRYGREHLRAHELLYTNIKDGSLCSLNTNSPCEMCVDCFLYGFAAGGGGAQKSRIWTEDAFSILPATDVVGDRTINAIYENGTMRDEKGNASTALNTSEYIKPGVHFLDVVTLKDVTSDELRYIIGNILFTSRYGAVSSRVGRMENQILGIFGSITELPSSLELVQATYDVLGKPLEHPLNTNQLITASKQVITNWQNKRGVSVHLSEAEIADLIADVETHWSEAERDNFLKCLSQSYEPFRQVAAEKKKAKGKGKNTPVEVES; via the coding sequence ATGTCCATTCAAAAGCTTTCATCAGTTCTCGCAGCTACTTATGAAAACTTCCCAAAAGGGCGTTTTATTACCTTAGTAGTTTTACGAACAACTCATTCTGAAACTATCTTTCGCACAGAAGGTTCTGGTGAACCAATGTGTAGTGAGTTTGTGCAAGCTGGTGTTAATAATGACAATATTATTCAACGTTTGGTAATGACTAAACGTAAACAAATTGCACCAGAAAGACGTTACGGAAGAGAACATTTAAGAGCGCATGAGCTTTTATACACCAATATTAAAGATGGTTCTCTTTGTTCGTTAAATACTAATTCACCTTGCGAAATGTGTGTAGACTGTTTTCTCTACGGTTTCGCTGCTGGTGGAGGTGGCGCACAAAAAAGCCGCATTTGGACTGAGGACGCTTTTAGTATTTTACCTGCTACCGATGTTGTAGGCGATCGCACAATTAACGCCATCTATGAAAATGGCACAATGCGCGATGAAAAAGGTAACGCTTCGACCGCTTTAAATACTAGCGAATATATCAAACCAGGTGTGCATTTTCTAGATGTTGTCACCTTAAAAGATGTCACATCTGATGAACTACGATACATCATCGGAAATATTCTGTTCACCAGTCGTTACGGTGCAGTGTCCAGCCGTGTGGGACGCATGGAAAACCAAATATTAGGCATATTTGGCAGTATTACAGAACTTCCTAGTTCTTTGGAACTTGTACAAGCTACGTATGATGTTTTAGGCAAACCCTTAGAACACCCTTTAAATACTAACCAATTAATTACAGCCAGCAAACAAGTCATTACCAATTGGCAAAACAAGAGAGGCGTATCTGTGCATTTATCTGAAGCAGAAATAGCAGATTTAATTGCTGATGTAGAAACTCATTGGTCAGAAGCAGAACGTGATAATTTCCTCAAATGTTTAAGCCAATCTTATGAACCTTTCCGTCAGGTAGCGGCGGAGAAGAAAAAAGCTAAAGGTAAAGGCAAAAATACACCAGTTGAAGTAGAGAGTTAG
- the cas5d gene encoding type I-D CRISPR-associated protein Cas5/Csc1: protein MSTIPFQQAKLVELYCLEPVFFASRELSDTYYTEGVIGNYALTYALGKVNSPYRLQGQATGRPTYKEDLQPIAQDFYILPASPIGRVTFRFERFNALSDAYWYAMTNNRVATAREDLPLQRQGKKPNSFRPSNFPQTGRLRMIERGNKFQTLVFGNHQLPAYIRIGKFMSKVKVNVLNELPVTSLPEGEYQSQYYLNAADLPQQIETLAFDLISIPPAPIIKNLRFRGAAWQVGEMIVPAGLHFCGRE, encoded by the coding sequence ATGTCAACAATTCCTTTTCAGCAGGCAAAACTTGTTGAATTATACTGTCTTGAACCAGTCTTTTTTGCCTCTAGGGAGTTGTCTGATACCTATTACACTGAGGGGGTAATTGGGAATTATGCTCTTACCTATGCTTTAGGTAAAGTAAATTCCCCCTATCGCCTCCAAGGGCAGGCTACAGGACGACCAACCTACAAAGAAGATTTACAACCAATAGCACAGGATTTTTATATTTTACCAGCTTCACCCATTGGCAGAGTGACATTTAGATTTGAACGTTTCAATGCTCTTTCTGATGCTTATTGGTATGCAATGACTAATAACCGGGTAGCGACAGCAAGAGAAGATTTACCATTACAACGTCAAGGGAAAAAACCAAATTCTTTCAGACCAAGTAATTTTCCCCAAACTGGAAGATTGCGAATGATTGAACGCGGTAATAAATTCCAAACTTTAGTATTTGGAAATCATCAATTACCTGCTTATATTCGCATTGGTAAATTCATGAGTAAAGTCAAAGTGAATGTACTAAATGAATTACCAGTAACTTCACTACCAGAAGGTGAATATCAAAGTCAATATTATCTAAATGCTGCTGATTTACCACAGCAAATAGAAACATTAGCTTTCGATTTAATTTCTATTCCACCTGCACCTATCATTAAAAATCTGCGTTTTCGAGGTGCTGCTTGGCAGGTTGGAGAAATGATTGTACCAGCAGGATTACATTTTTGCGGTAGAGAGTAG